The Patescibacteria group bacterium nucleotide sequence GGTATCACCTATACCCGCTACCTGGACGATCTGACATTCTCATCCGATGTGGTAATTGGCTGCCGCATACGCTGGCAGATCCGCGATATCATCATCGCGGCTGGCCTGCCGATCCAGCACCGCAAATGCCAGGTAGTCGATATCCTGAAGCGACCGGTGGTCATCACCGGGGTGGGACTCGACAAAGGCGGCCGGTTGTTCCTTCCGCGCCACTATCTCCGGCATATCCGAGGCCTGTTGCATGTCGCCACTTACCGCGGGAGCGTACCCGTCGATATAGTGGAAGGAACCATGGGCGCGTTCAAAGCCGTTACCCGCGGCCAGCATCCCAAGCGCATTGAGATGAGGGTTCGAAGGAAGTACGAGCTGTACCGCCAACGGCTAACAGTAGGCTGATCACCTGCTGTTTTTCTATTTGCGCAATCAAATAAATGATGCCATAATAAATTCAAATACATAACATTAAAACTATGGAACCGACCCAATTGCTAAAGTCGAATATTATCGAACTGCTTGGCCTGCAAGACCTGCCCAAGGAAAAGCAGGATGATTTGGTTGCCAAAATGAGCGAGGTGGTTCAGCATCGTATTACTGACCGGCTGTTGGAACGCCTGCCCGTGACTGCCCAAGCCGATCTTGATGCATTGATTGCCAAAGGCGCTACCAGCGAAGAGTTTGATGGTTTTCTCCAAAAAGTGATA carries:
- a CDS encoding DUF5663 domain-containing protein codes for the protein MEPTQLLKSNIIELLGLQDLPKEKQDDLVAKMSEVVQHRITDRLLERLPVTAQADLDALIAKGATSEEFDGFLQKVIPEYNQIMAEEITVFKQEMLDDVGILRQMVTKESVKPK